One region of Luteolibacter sp. Y139 genomic DNA includes:
- a CDS encoding DUF1501 domain-containing protein, which translates to MNRRRFLGEASCAAIGSTSVLSTLLNLTMANHAAAQGGFGTQRKTLVCVFLSGGCDTFNLLVPTGAGYSEYAAARSNLAIPQAQLRTLTGTNFGLHPSCSKLAEMFNGTGSFVGKKRVSMLANVGTLIEPIPSKTAYLNGSVALPKALFSHRDQIEQWQTSVPQGMQVLSGWGGRAADIIHSTLNTEQTGGFYMPMNFSVAGNSAFQIGQSEGQFVITGSGALAFTGSTGDSASLQAKQSVIEQTVESPIEQHYSNLFQRTHGRITANSMARGEEFQQHFSSPGTLNGQDVNTVVANAPFPNHWISAQFRAAVKTIAIRQQLKLMRQTMFIDFGGWDHHAELLENHASMLAILDGALYAFQLCLETLGLANDVITFTASDFGRTLRSNGQGTDHAWSGNQIVMGGPVAGGLIRGSFPSLVIEGNDDVGRGGRIFPKLSADQYFCELLRWFGVTAGDMDEVLPNIRNFYDPYSSSNPVGFLA; encoded by the coding sequence ATGAACCGCCGCAGATTCCTCGGAGAAGCCAGTTGCGCCGCGATCGGTTCGACCTCCGTCCTCTCGACGCTACTCAACTTGACGATGGCGAACCACGCCGCCGCTCAAGGTGGCTTCGGCACTCAGCGCAAGACCCTGGTCTGTGTCTTCCTGTCCGGCGGATGCGACACCTTCAATCTGCTCGTCCCCACCGGCGCGGGCTACAGCGAGTATGCCGCCGCCCGCTCCAACCTCGCGATCCCTCAGGCACAGCTGAGGACACTCACCGGCACGAACTTCGGGCTCCACCCCTCCTGCTCGAAGCTCGCCGAGATGTTCAATGGCACCGGCTCTTTCGTGGGTAAGAAGCGCGTGAGCATGCTCGCGAACGTCGGCACCCTGATCGAGCCGATCCCCAGCAAGACCGCCTACCTCAATGGCAGCGTTGCCCTGCCCAAGGCGCTCTTCTCCCACCGCGACCAGATCGAGCAATGGCAAACCTCCGTACCCCAGGGCATGCAGGTCCTCTCCGGCTGGGGCGGTCGCGCCGCGGACATCATCCACTCGACCCTCAATACCGAGCAGACCGGCGGCTTCTACATGCCGATGAATTTCTCCGTCGCTGGCAATTCCGCGTTCCAGATCGGCCAGAGCGAGGGACAATTCGTCATCACCGGCAGCGGCGCTCTCGCCTTCACCGGCTCCACCGGAGACTCCGCTTCACTCCAGGCAAAACAGAGCGTCATCGAGCAAACCGTCGAGAGCCCCATTGAACAGCACTACTCGAATCTCTTCCAGCGCACCCACGGTCGCATCACCGCGAACTCGATGGCTCGCGGCGAGGAGTTCCAGCAGCACTTCTCCAGCCCCGGCACGCTCAATGGCCAGGACGTGAACACGGTGGTGGCCAATGCTCCCTTCCCGAACCACTGGATCTCCGCGCAGTTCCGTGCCGCGGTGAAAACCATCGCCATCCGCCAGCAGCTCAAGCTGATGCGGCAGACCATGTTCATCGACTTCGGCGGCTGGGACCATCACGCCGAGCTGTTGGAAAACCACGCCAGCATGCTCGCGATCCTCGATGGCGCTCTCTACGCCTTCCAGCTGTGCCTCGAGACCCTTGGCCTTGCCAATGACGTGATCACCTTCACCGCCTCCGATTTCGGCCGCACCCTTCGCTCGAATGGCCAGGGCACCGACCACGCATGGTCGGGAAACCAGATCGTCATGGGCGGCCCCGTCGCCGGCGGCCTCATCCGCGGCAGCTTCCCCTCCCTCGTCATCGAGGGAAATGACGATGTCGGCCGCGGCGGCCGCATCTTCCCGAAACTCTCCGCCGACCAGTACTTCTGCGAGCTCCTGCGCTGGTTCGGGGTCACCGCCGGCGACATGGATGAAGTGCTTCCGAATATCCGGAACTTCTACGACCCCTATAGTAGTTCCAACCCCGTCGGCTTCCTCGCGTGA
- a CDS encoding TonB-dependent hemoglobin/transferrin/lactoferrin family receptor, with product MALHPASAADPEEVPAAGDEGSVVESLGDMVVVGTRTEQRWIDSAGTTLHMGAEDLLRTGSQDLSGFAKYDPTVSLPFDFSSGDGAFAYGQSGYGSINIRGAEGNRVAIELDGIRQPPQYVSTSFDMGSGDGAGGIGRDYFDPAMFDLVEVLKGGASALYGSDALGGVITFRTPDPESMLGGRNAGGLVRTQYFSANESIAGQVGGAVKKGNTSVMLLYAGRHGEETANNGYEPPNPADFTSNSALLKAEHVLGDHVFRFALEMFDREGSTNVRSAASSAFPVFNDYVYNNQLLDRQRASLKWQWTPQSQSWVDQLDSHVYWQHAGTVSDNDSASKPIVIGGNPIPGTERTRQQRISFDTDIMGLSSVARREFGDGGRVIHGGMAGIDLSLEGGDNRFTRLDSGTPDDVNRTSFAPTDTTRAGVFVQDEIKVDGKWFITPGLRLDWQGIKPDPNQAYLDRLAELGRFGQEPPTDYENFSISPRLNLAWKPSDIVQWYGTYARGVRNPTAEELSMIFDHPPSGGNPAGAMTVPNPSLEEEQSDAFELGFKAEGKAGRFQSSLFYTRYRDFIENGVPTGELADDGREIVTTVNRGEAEIYGFELGGMLDAGYFQKKAEGWQLGLSTGKSIGNNLTDDVPLNSIEPWKTASFIGYEDPEGRFGARLSGIYTAKVERVDDSTNQGTFFRPPAWFTLDLAAWWEPTETVSIHAGLNNIFDEKYWAWGSVRRGNGHLGGNATTDRSTAPGRNFSVSITKTF from the coding sequence ATGGCGCTGCACCCCGCCTCGGCGGCAGATCCTGAGGAGGTACCTGCCGCCGGGGACGAGGGATCGGTGGTCGAGAGTCTCGGCGACATGGTCGTCGTGGGCACTCGCACCGAGCAGCGGTGGATCGACTCCGCTGGCACGACGCTCCATATGGGAGCGGAAGACCTGCTGCGTACTGGCAGCCAGGATCTCTCCGGCTTCGCGAAGTATGATCCGACGGTCTCGCTGCCGTTCGACTTTTCGAGCGGGGATGGTGCGTTTGCCTACGGGCAGTCCGGATACGGGAGCATCAATATCCGTGGTGCGGAGGGGAACCGTGTGGCCATCGAGCTCGATGGGATCCGCCAGCCGCCGCAGTATGTGTCGACGTCCTTCGACATGGGAAGTGGCGATGGAGCGGGTGGCATCGGGCGGGATTACTTCGATCCGGCGATGTTTGACCTGGTGGAGGTCTTGAAAGGTGGAGCGAGTGCGCTCTATGGCAGTGATGCGCTCGGTGGCGTGATTACCTTCAGGACGCCGGATCCGGAGAGCATGCTGGGCGGCCGCAATGCCGGTGGACTCGTGCGAACGCAGTACTTCTCCGCGAATGAAAGCATCGCGGGGCAGGTGGGTGGTGCGGTGAAGAAGGGGAATACCTCCGTGATGCTGCTCTACGCCGGCCGCCATGGTGAAGAGACGGCGAACAATGGCTACGAGCCGCCGAATCCGGCGGACTTCACTTCGAACTCCGCCTTGCTGAAGGCCGAGCATGTCCTGGGTGATCATGTGTTCCGGTTCGCCCTGGAAATGTTCGATCGCGAGGGTTCCACGAATGTCCGAAGTGCTGCGTCGTCGGCGTTTCCGGTTTTCAACGACTACGTCTACAACAACCAGCTGCTCGATCGCCAGCGGGCGAGCCTGAAGTGGCAGTGGACGCCGCAGTCGCAGTCGTGGGTCGATCAGCTCGATAGTCACGTTTACTGGCAGCATGCTGGCACGGTCAGTGATAACGACTCGGCCTCGAAGCCGATCGTGATCGGTGGCAATCCGATTCCCGGCACCGAGCGGACGCGGCAACAGCGGATCAGCTTCGATACCGACATCATGGGACTATCGTCCGTTGCGCGGCGCGAGTTCGGTGATGGCGGGCGGGTGATTCATGGAGGGATGGCGGGTATCGATCTGTCGCTGGAAGGTGGCGACAACCGTTTCACGCGGCTCGACTCTGGAACGCCGGACGATGTGAACCGCACATCCTTCGCTCCGACCGACACGACGCGGGCCGGTGTATTCGTTCAGGACGAGATCAAGGTGGATGGCAAGTGGTTCATCACGCCCGGGCTGCGGCTCGATTGGCAGGGGATCAAGCCGGATCCGAACCAGGCTTATCTTGACCGTCTCGCGGAGCTTGGCCGATTCGGGCAAGAGCCGCCGACCGACTATGAGAACTTCTCGATTTCGCCGCGACTGAATCTCGCGTGGAAGCCGAGCGACATCGTGCAGTGGTATGGCACCTATGCGCGTGGCGTGAGGAACCCGACGGCGGAGGAGCTGTCGATGATCTTCGATCACCCGCCGTCCGGGGGGAATCCGGCGGGAGCGATGACGGTTCCGAATCCCTCGCTGGAGGAGGAGCAGAGCGATGCCTTCGAGCTTGGCTTCAAGGCGGAAGGAAAGGCCGGCCGATTCCAGTCGTCCCTCTTCTACACGCGCTATCGCGATTTCATCGAGAATGGAGTGCCGACCGGCGAGCTGGCTGACGATGGCCGCGAAATCGTCACGACCGTGAACCGTGGCGAGGCGGAGATTTATGGCTTCGAACTCGGTGGCATGCTCGACGCGGGCTATTTCCAGAAGAAGGCGGAGGGCTGGCAGCTGGGGCTGAGCACCGGCAAGTCGATCGGCAACAACCTGACGGACGATGTGCCGCTGAACTCGATCGAACCGTGGAAGACGGCGAGCTTCATTGGCTATGAGGATCCGGAGGGGCGCTTCGGTGCACGCTTGTCGGGGATCTATACCGCGAAGGTGGAGCGAGTCGACGATAGCACCAACCAGGGAACCTTCTTCCGGCCGCCTGCGTGGTTCACTCTGGATCTGGCCGCGTGGTGGGAGCCGACGGAGACCGTGTCGATTCACGCCGGGCTCAACAACATCTTCGACGAGAAATACTGGGCGTGGGGTTCGGTGCGCCGTGGCAATGGGCACCTCGGCGGCAACGCCACGACGGATCGCTCCACTGCGCCGGGCAGGAACTTCAGCGTGTCCATTACCAAGACCTTCTAA
- a CDS encoding PEP-CTERM sorting domain-containing protein: MKHKLLAPFLAAAALVAPGITSATTVGLPNGLVATTWDTFTGTNFSNAPSTSSTGQVTGTLTSVMTGGAVFGGGDRLYSGTFVPGQDPFSFNLTAQGTVNQSFDQLSVVLKFTSPDNTAAGALGHFDITLEAAGAAAAAASAQTVITSFLEGANTFFIVKFDWNGLSLAAADTYKFNVTSDIGHVSLDAIQIVPEPTSAALGLLGTAMLVIRRRRK; the protein is encoded by the coding sequence ATGAAGCACAAATTGTTAGCCCCCTTCCTCGCAGCAGCAGCCCTAGTGGCTCCCGGCATTACCTCTGCCACCACCGTCGGACTCCCTAACGGACTCGTTGCCACCACTTGGGACACCTTCACCGGCACCAACTTCAGCAACGCGCCCTCGACCAGTTCCACTGGCCAGGTCACGGGAACCCTCACCTCGGTAATGACCGGCGGCGCTGTGTTCGGCGGAGGAGACCGGCTCTATTCCGGAACCTTCGTTCCCGGCCAGGATCCATTCTCGTTCAACCTGACGGCCCAGGGAACGGTCAACCAATCGTTCGACCAACTCAGCGTCGTCCTGAAGTTCACCTCCCCTGACAACACGGCCGCAGGTGCTCTCGGACACTTCGACATCACCTTGGAGGCCGCTGGCGCCGCCGCTGCAGCAGCTTCCGCCCAGACCGTGATCACCAGCTTCCTTGAGGGCGCGAATACGTTCTTCATCGTCAAATTTGACTGGAACGGCCTCAGCCTCGCTGCCGCCGACACCTACAAGTTCAACGTCACGAGCGACATTGGCCACGTCTCGCTGGATGCCATCCAGATCGTCCCCGAGCCAACCTCTGCTGCCCTCGGCCTTCTCGGCACCGCGATGCTAGTGATCCGCCGCCGTCGCAAGTAA
- a CDS encoding DNRLRE domain-containing protein: MRAAILMLACSLTAAAETVTLGPTKDSDIYSYTDRATGTITTLGINSSGVGSPHSQRALIQFNLAGLAIPAAEIGTAKLRLFVVPPDPSFGDLVPGNIQILRQTAAWTITNPTLRWNHFVAADPVGLLAVPAGSSGSWVEVEVKPLVVAWAAGSVANYGFALQAESETTALNVTFASMEVTGYGPQLVITRAEAPVVPPVLALTSSGASVHVRWPVSGSTGWVLETAGSPSGPWTQVNGAVQSSGNWEVSAAANASGRGFFRLSKP; the protein is encoded by the coding sequence ATGAGAGCTGCGATTCTGATGCTGGCGTGCAGCCTGACTGCTGCCGCTGAAACCGTGACGCTGGGTCCGACCAAGGACAGCGACATCTATTCCTACACCGATCGCGCCACGGGGACGATTACCACGCTGGGGATCAATTCCAGCGGGGTGGGTTCGCCGCACTCACAGCGGGCGCTGATCCAATTCAATCTTGCCGGTCTGGCGATTCCGGCTGCTGAGATTGGAACGGCGAAGTTGCGGCTTTTCGTGGTGCCTCCCGATCCGAGTTTCGGTGATCTGGTGCCCGGCAATATCCAGATCCTGCGTCAGACGGCGGCATGGACAATCACGAATCCGACGCTGCGCTGGAATCATTTCGTGGCGGCGGATCCCGTGGGTTTGCTGGCGGTGCCTGCGGGATCGTCGGGAAGCTGGGTCGAGGTGGAGGTGAAGCCGCTGGTGGTCGCGTGGGCCGCGGGGAGTGTCGCCAACTATGGGTTCGCGCTTCAGGCGGAGAGCGAGACGACAGCGCTCAATGTGACTTTCGCTTCGATGGAGGTGACGGGGTATGGGCCGCAGCTGGTGATCACGAGGGCTGAGGCGCCGGTGGTTCCGCCGGTATTGGCGCTGACGTCATCGGGTGCTTCGGTTCACGTGCGCTGGCCTGTTAGTGGGAGCACGGGGTGGGTTCTTGAAACTGCGGGAAGTCCATCGGGGCCATGGACGCAGGTGAATGGAGCGGTGCAGAGTTCGGGAAATTGGGAGGTGAGTGCTGCGGCGAATGCTTCGGGGCGTGGGTTTTTCAGGCTTTCGAAGCCGTAG
- a CDS encoding phosphoribosylformylglycinamidine synthase: MNRIFVEKLPAFNAEARHLLHDLRESLDLPSLEGVRIIQRYDIDGLTDAQFEQAARLILSEPQVDVTTATLALVANETAFAVEYLPGQFDQRADSAAQCVQILTGQERPLVASAKVVVLKGNVSADDLARIKGYVINAVDSHEARMDLPESLQPKINTPADVAILTGFTTKPATDLAALRKDLGLAMSDADLAFCQTYFRDEEKRDPSITEIRMLDTYWSDHCRHTTFLTKIDEATFAPGTEPVEKAWQTYLATRKQLGREEKPVTLMDIALIGMRELKASGELDNLEVSDEVNAASIVVPVKIDDRPEEEWLVMFKNETHNHPTEIEPFGGAATCLGGCIRDPLSGRSYVYQAMRVTGAGNPLTPFAETLPGKLPQKKICQIAAHGYSSYGNQIGLATGQVAEVYHPGYVAKRLEIGAVVAAAPRSQVFRGTPAAGDVILLIGGRTGRDGVGGATGSSKEHTDTALENSAEVQKGDAPTERKIQRLFRNPELTKKIKICNDFGAGGVSVAIGEIAPSLDIDLDAVPKKYDGLDGTELSISESQERMAVCIDPADAAYFIAESDKENLECVKVAVVGDHGRLRMSWRGKTIVDLSRAFLDTNGVQQTAKVHVAAPEGIFQSAFNLPQSGTKLLSDLNHCSQKGLGERFDGSVGAGTVLWPFGGKHQLTPPDAMVAKLPLLEGNTDVCTYMSWGFNPHLSAWSPFHGAVYAVTESVCKAVAAGAKLSDVRLTLQEYFPKLGGDAARWGLPFAALLGAFHAQHGLRLAAIGGKDSMSGSFNDLDVPPTLVSFALAPGQASLALSPEFKKPGSTLSLVKVARDDDQLPEFENLREVAAALHELNASGKILSMKALGAGGLMHAVATSAFGNRVGANITADLQPYAERYFCFLVEHDGELPASLFARVLGETIAEPELNFPGESHKLDDLQAAWLGTLEPIYPTKEDSTVANTPHLSLAASFTGSKHTSSAKHAKPKVLIPAFPGTNSEYDSAKAFREAGAEAEIQVFRNLSSRHIEESLEAFAQKIRESQILMFPGGFSAGDEPDGSAKFIATVIRNPRVADAIMDLIKNRDGLVLGICNGFQALIKTGLVPYGEIRDPHADAPTLTFNDIGRHVSCYVTTRIASTLSPWMAGMEVGDLHSVPVSHGEGKFLASPAVIADLAAKGQIATQYVDTEGTYSMEIDINPNGSLFAIEGITSPCGRVFGKMAHTERSGTLVGKNIPGEKKQPIFAAGVKWFA, from the coding sequence ATGAACCGCATTTTTGTCGAGAAGCTGCCCGCCTTTAACGCCGAGGCCCGTCACCTCCTGCACGATCTCCGCGAATCCCTCGATCTCCCTTCCCTCGAAGGCGTCCGCATCATCCAGCGCTACGACATCGACGGCCTCACCGACGCCCAGTTCGAGCAGGCAGCCCGCTTGATCCTTTCCGAGCCTCAGGTCGACGTGACCACCGCCACGCTCGCTCTTGTCGCAAACGAGACCGCATTCGCCGTCGAATACCTTCCAGGCCAGTTCGACCAGCGTGCCGACTCTGCCGCGCAGTGCGTCCAGATCCTCACCGGCCAGGAGCGCCCGCTCGTCGCCTCCGCCAAGGTCGTTGTGCTGAAAGGCAACGTCTCCGCCGATGACCTCGCCCGCATCAAGGGCTACGTTATCAACGCCGTCGATTCCCACGAGGCCCGCATGGACCTCCCGGAAAGCCTGCAGCCAAAGATCAACACACCTGCCGACGTCGCGATTCTAACAGGCTTCACCACCAAGCCCGCCACCGACCTCGCCGCCCTCCGCAAGGACCTCGGCCTCGCGATGTCCGATGCCGACCTCGCCTTCTGCCAGACCTATTTCCGCGACGAGGAAAAGCGCGATCCGAGCATCACCGAGATCCGGATGCTCGATACCTACTGGTCCGACCACTGCCGCCACACCACCTTCCTCACGAAGATCGACGAAGCCACCTTCGCCCCCGGCACCGAACCTGTCGAGAAGGCATGGCAAACCTACCTGGCCACTCGCAAGCAACTCGGCCGCGAAGAGAAGCCGGTCACGCTGATGGACATCGCGCTCATCGGCATGCGCGAACTCAAGGCCAGCGGCGAACTCGATAACCTCGAAGTCTCCGACGAAGTCAACGCCGCCTCCATCGTTGTCCCGGTGAAGATCGACGACCGCCCTGAGGAAGAGTGGCTTGTGATGTTCAAGAACGAGACGCACAATCACCCCACCGAAATCGAGCCCTTCGGTGGTGCCGCCACCTGCCTCGGTGGCTGCATTCGCGATCCACTTTCCGGTCGCTCATACGTCTATCAGGCCATGCGCGTCACCGGTGCAGGCAATCCCCTGACACCTTTCGCCGAGACCCTGCCGGGCAAGCTCCCGCAGAAGAAGATCTGCCAGATCGCCGCACACGGTTACTCGTCCTACGGCAATCAGATCGGCCTCGCCACCGGCCAAGTCGCCGAAGTCTATCACCCCGGCTACGTCGCCAAGCGCCTCGAAATCGGTGCTGTCGTCGCTGCCGCACCGCGTTCCCAAGTCTTCCGCGGCACCCCCGCTGCCGGCGATGTCATCCTTCTCATCGGCGGCCGCACCGGCCGCGATGGCGTCGGCGGCGCCACCGGCTCCTCCAAGGAACACACCGACACCGCCCTCGAAAACTCCGCCGAAGTCCAGAAAGGCGACGCGCCCACCGAGCGCAAGATCCAGCGCCTCTTCCGCAATCCGGAACTCACGAAGAAGATCAAGATCTGCAACGACTTCGGTGCCGGCGGTGTCTCCGTCGCCATCGGCGAGATTGCACCTTCGCTCGATATCGATCTCGATGCCGTGCCGAAGAAGTACGATGGCCTCGATGGCACCGAGCTCTCCATCTCCGAGTCCCAGGAACGCATGGCCGTCTGCATCGATCCCGCGGATGCCGCCTACTTCATCGCCGAGTCCGACAAGGAAAACCTCGAATGCGTGAAGGTCGCCGTCGTCGGTGACCACGGTCGCCTGCGCATGAGCTGGCGCGGCAAGACCATCGTCGATCTCAGCCGCGCCTTCCTCGACACCAATGGCGTCCAACAAACCGCCAAGGTCCACGTCGCCGCGCCCGAAGGCATCTTCCAGTCCGCCTTCAATCTCCCGCAGTCGGGGACCAAACTGCTCTCCGACCTCAACCACTGCTCTCAAAAGGGCCTCGGCGAGCGCTTCGACGGCTCGGTCGGCGCCGGCACCGTGCTGTGGCCCTTCGGCGGTAAGCACCAGCTCACCCCGCCCGATGCGATGGTGGCGAAGCTCCCGCTGTTAGAGGGCAATACCGATGTCTGCACCTACATGAGCTGGGGCTTCAATCCCCACCTCTCGGCATGGTCGCCCTTCCACGGTGCCGTCTACGCGGTCACCGAGTCCGTCTGCAAGGCCGTCGCCGCAGGCGCGAAACTCTCGGATGTTAGACTCACCCTGCAGGAATACTTCCCGAAGCTCGGCGGCGATGCTGCGCGCTGGGGCCTTCCTTTCGCCGCGTTGTTAGGTGCCTTCCACGCCCAGCATGGCCTGCGCCTCGCGGCCATCGGCGGCAAGGACTCGATGTCCGGTTCCTTCAACGATCTCGACGTCCCGCCGACACTCGTCTCCTTCGCCCTCGCCCCCGGCCAAGCCAGCCTCGCCCTCTCGCCTGAGTTCAAGAAACCCGGCAGCACCTTGTCCCTCGTCAAGGTCGCTCGCGACGACGACCAGCTTCCGGAGTTCGAAAACCTCCGCGAAGTCGCCGCTGCGCTCCACGAGCTGAATGCCTCCGGCAAGATCCTCTCCATGAAAGCCCTCGGTGCCGGTGGCCTCATGCATGCCGTCGCCACCAGCGCCTTCGGCAACCGCGTCGGCGCGAACATCACCGCCGATCTCCAGCCCTACGCCGAGCGCTACTTCTGCTTCCTCGTCGAGCACGATGGCGAACTGCCCGCATCTCTCTTCGCCCGCGTCCTCGGTGAAACCATCGCCGAGCCCGAACTCAACTTCCCCGGCGAAAGCCACAAGCTCGATGACCTCCAGGCCGCCTGGCTCGGCACCCTCGAGCCGATCTATCCGACCAAGGAAGACTCAACCGTCGCCAATACGCCTCACCTCTCGCTCGCCGCATCGTTCACCGGCAGCAAGCACACCTCCTCGGCCAAGCACGCGAAGCCGAAGGTCCTCATCCCCGCCTTCCCCGGCACCAATAGCGAATACGACTCCGCCAAGGCCTTCCGCGAGGCCGGAGCCGAAGCCGAGATCCAGGTCTTCCGCAATCTCAGCTCACGCCACATCGAGGAATCGCTCGAAGCCTTCGCACAGAAGATCCGCGAGTCGCAGATCCTGATGTTCCCCGGCGGCTTCAGCGCCGGCGACGAGCCCGATGGTTCCGCCAAGTTCATCGCCACCGTCATCCGCAACCCGCGGGTCGCCGATGCGATCATGGACCTGATCAAGAACCGCGACGGCCTAGTGCTCGGCATCTGCAATGGCTTCCAGGCCCTGATCAAAACCGGTCTCGTCCCCTACGGCGAAATCCGCGACCCGCACGCCGACGCACCGACGCTCACCTTCAACGATATCGGCCGCCACGTCTCCTGCTACGTCACCACCCGCATCGCCAGCACCCTGTCACCATGGATGGCCGGCATGGAAGTCGGCGACCTGCACAGCGTCCCTGTCTCCCACGGTGAGGGCAAGTTCCTCGCCAGCCCCGCGGTCATCGCCGACCTCGCGGCCAAGGGCCAGATCGCCACGCAGTACGTGGACACCGAAGGCACCTACTCGATGGAGATCGATATCAACCCGAACGGCTCCCTCTTCGCCATCGAAGGCATCACCAGCCCCTGCGGCCGCGTCTTCGGGAAGATGGCCCACACCGAACGCAGCGGCACTCTCGTCGGCAAGAACATCCCCGGCGAAAAGAAACAGCCGATCTTCGCAGCGGGCGTGAAGTGGTTTGCTTGA
- a CDS encoding DUF6607 family protein, giving the protein MKPLSFLLAVLFLGSTAFADDASFEKDRKAILSMAGDFKVGFHFQETFSMHEGYKVEDKPYTEEAFETVKVVEDSGKRIVLQHILQAGPMVVKHWAQIWTYEDTEILEFQGSRVWTAKTLTAEEAKGKWSQRVTQVDDSPRYEGIAAWVHGEETSEWTSEANRPKPRREEKRDDYDLLVVTNRHTITKEGWFHEQDNTKWVKRDGKAYPLCREVGFNPYLRVKDHDFAKANSYWEKTAPLWKEIRNVWDELSPEKGSIKVLTKADEGRLQDLVSELVAEAEDGKTPGVDKIRETLKPFVIAQ; this is encoded by the coding sequence ATGAAACCATTGTCATTCCTGCTTGCGGTGCTGTTCCTCGGGAGCACCGCCTTCGCCGACGACGCGAGCTTTGAAAAGGATCGGAAGGCGATCCTGTCCATGGCCGGCGACTTCAAGGTCGGCTTCCATTTCCAAGAGACCTTCTCGATGCATGAAGGCTACAAGGTGGAAGATAAGCCATACACCGAAGAGGCCTTCGAAACCGTCAAGGTGGTGGAGGACAGCGGCAAGCGCATCGTGCTCCAGCACATCCTCCAGGCCGGACCGATGGTGGTGAAGCACTGGGCGCAGATCTGGACCTATGAGGATACGGAGATCCTCGAGTTCCAGGGCAGCCGGGTGTGGACCGCGAAGACGCTCACGGCGGAGGAAGCGAAGGGCAAGTGGAGCCAGCGCGTGACGCAGGTGGATGACTCGCCGCGCTACGAAGGAATCGCTGCCTGGGTGCATGGCGAGGAGACCAGCGAATGGACCTCCGAAGCCAACCGCCCGAAGCCGCGGCGCGAAGAGAAGCGCGATGACTACGACCTGCTGGTGGTGACCAATCGCCACACGATCACCAAGGAAGGCTGGTTCCACGAGCAGGACAACACCAAGTGGGTGAAGCGCGACGGGAAGGCCTATCCGCTGTGCCGCGAGGTGGGATTCAATCCGTATCTGCGGGTGAAGGATCACGATTTCGCGAAGGCCAACAGCTATTGGGAAAAGACCGCGCCGCTGTGGAAAGAGATCCGCAACGTGTGGGATGAGCTTTCGCCGGAGAAGGGCAGCATCAAGGTGCTGACGAAGGCGGATGAAGGACGACTTCAGGATCTGGTCTCCGAACTGGTCGCAGAAGCAGAAGACGGCAAGACCCCGGGCGTGGACAAGATCCGCGAGACCTTGAAGCCATTCGTGATCGCGCAATAG
- a CDS encoding helix-turn-helix transcriptional regulator, which yields MSSSFSATLLHDGSGVALRGVDAEVSYAADWSSLLAPEMGHLVLNLDGHGVILGRHVRLGIVPGTASILKIAAGESVHASRLAGDGRHRFVVVSATSAWLASNFGESVTALHPLLRNVDSPQHTGLLRSMNLAERDLCESLLQPPVQRILRPAWFRGKALECLSVFGGIPKSAGPDHDPIRQRVDAATQWLRDHFREDLDLLTASRHVGCAPHYLSRLFRQHTGKTLSQKLREIRIDRAATLLRNGGFNVTEAAFEVGYNSLSHFTKAFVAEKGVRPSDWRAAG from the coding sequence ATGTCCTCCTCCTTCTCCGCCACCCTCCTTCACGATGGATCCGGTGTGGCGCTACGTGGCGTGGACGCGGAAGTCTCCTACGCCGCAGACTGGAGCAGCCTGCTGGCACCGGAGATGGGCCATCTCGTGCTGAATCTGGATGGTCACGGCGTGATTCTTGGCCGCCACGTCCGGCTGGGCATAGTCCCGGGTACCGCTTCGATTCTGAAAATCGCCGCCGGCGAATCAGTCCACGCCAGCCGCTTGGCGGGTGATGGACGCCACCGCTTCGTCGTGGTTTCAGCGACTTCCGCTTGGCTGGCATCGAATTTTGGCGAATCCGTCACCGCCTTGCACCCCCTGTTGCGAAATGTGGACAGTCCGCAGCACACCGGTTTGCTCCGTTCCATGAATCTGGCGGAGCGGGATCTCTGCGAATCCCTTCTCCAGCCACCGGTCCAGCGGATCCTGCGACCGGCCTGGTTCCGCGGGAAGGCCTTGGAATGCTTGAGCGTCTTCGGCGGGATTCCCAAATCCGCCGGTCCCGATCACGACCCGATACGCCAGCGCGTCGACGCGGCGACCCAATGGCTGCGCGACCATTTCAGGGAAGACCTCGACCTCCTCACCGCATCCCGGCACGTGGGATGCGCGCCGCACTACTTGAGCCGCCTTTTCCGCCAGCACACCGGGAAGACCTTGAGCCAAAAGCTTCGCGAAATCCGCATCGACCGCGCCGCCACGCTGCTGCGGAACGGCGGCTTCAATGTCACCGAGGCGGCCTTCGAGGTGGGCTACAACAGCCTCAGCCACTTCACCAAGGCCTTCGTCGCCGAGAAGGGCGTGCGCCCATCCGACTGGCGCGCGGCGGGGTAA